The following are encoded together in the Peromyscus maniculatus bairdii isolate BWxNUB_F1_BW_parent chromosome 22, HU_Pman_BW_mat_3.1, whole genome shotgun sequence genome:
- the LOC102902946 gene encoding uncharacterized protein LOC102902946 encodes MNKLGNHNMNAVTYDDVHVGFTWEEWALLDPSQKNLYKDVMLQTYWNLTTIGYCWEDHNADEHCQSSRRHGRHERSQTGEKTSVYILCGKAFAYESHLHGHKRTHTREKLFECNQCGKAYAHHSSLQMHKKIHTGEKPYECNQCGKAFVRHCSLQMHKRTHTGEKPYECNQCGKAFAQHGHLQRHERTHTGEKLFECNQCGKAYAHHSGLQMHKRKHTGEKPYECNQCSKAFVHHSSLQVHKRTHTGEKPYECNQCGKAFARHGHLQRHKRTHTGEKLYSCNQCDKVFSKHISLQIHKRRHTGEKPYECNQCGKAFVHHSILQRHERLHTREKAHECSQCGKAFACQSHLQMHERTHTGEKPYECIQCGKAFVQQSHLQIHERTHTGEKPYECIQCGKAFAQRGNLQIHERIHTGEKKL; translated from the coding sequence ATGAACAAGCTGGGAAATCACAACATGAATGCAGTGACCTATGATGATGTTCATGTTGGCTTCACTTgggaagagtgggctttgctggatccttcccagaagaatctctacaaagatgtgatgctgcAGACCTACTGGAACCTCACTACTATAGGATACTGTTGGGAAGATCATAATGCTGATGAACATTGtcaaagttctagaagacatgGAAGGCATGAAAGAAGCCAAACTGGAGAGAAAACTTCTGTATATATTctgtgtggtaaagcctttgcatatgaGAGTCATCTTCAcgggcataaaagaacacatactagagagaaactctttgaatgtaatcagtgtggtaaagcttaTGCTCATCACAGTAGTCTTCAGATGCATAAGaaaatacatactggagagaaaccctatgaatgcaatcaatgcGGTAAAGCCTTTGTTCGTCACTGTAGTCTTCagatgcataaaagaacacatactggagagaaaccctatgaatgtaatcaatgtggtaaagcctttgcacagcatggtcatcttcaaaggcatgaaagaacacatactggagagaaactctttgaatgtaatcagtgtggtaaagcttaTGCTCATCACAGTGGTCTTCAGATGCATAAGAGAaaacatactggagagaaaccctatgaatgcaatcaatgcAGTAAAGCCTTTGTTCATCACAGTAGTCTTCAggtgcataaaagaacacatactggagagaaaccctatgaatgtaatcaatgtggtaaagcctttgcacgacatggtcatcttcaaaggcacaaaaggacacatactggagagaaattaTACAGTTGTAATCAGTGTGATAAAGTCTTTTCAAAGCACATTagtcttcaaatacataaaagaagacatactggagagaaaccttatgaatgtaaccaatgtggtaaagcctttgttcATCACAGTattcttcaaaggcatgaaagatTACATACTAGAGAGAAAGCCCATGAATGtagtcaatgtggtaaagcctttgcatgtcagagtcatcttcaaatgcatgaaagaacacatactggagagaagccctatgaatgtattcaatgtggtaaagcctttgtacaACAGAGTCATCTTCAAAtccatgaaagaacacatactggagagaaaccctatgaatgtattcaatgtggtaaagcctttgcacagcgtggtaatcttcaaatacatgaaagaatacatactggagaaaaaaaactatga